The proteins below are encoded in one region of Streptomyces cyanogenus:
- a CDS encoding DeoR/GlpR family DNA-binding transcription regulator: MSNADRHSVIAQAVRESGQVTVHDLVALTGASEMTIRRDLDVLAGQGVLERVRGGARTLLLRGEEPPFALRAREAVDAKRRIAAEVSSLIADGESVLLDSGTTCLEVARLLRERPVTVMPLSLQAIHVLSEPPGQATLMVPGGRPRAAEGALTGPLTLASLAALRFDTAVIGCCGLSATEGLTAYDLDDAAVKKAGIASARRLVVAADGGKLGRTAYAFVGPATLLHTLVTDPTAPAHEVAALEGSGTVVKAV, from the coding sequence ATGAGCAACGCAGACCGTCACTCCGTGATCGCGCAGGCCGTCAGGGAGTCGGGCCAGGTCACCGTCCACGACCTCGTCGCGCTGACCGGCGCATCCGAGATGACCATCCGGCGTGACCTCGACGTGCTCGCCGGCCAGGGCGTGCTCGAACGCGTCCGCGGCGGCGCGCGGACCCTGCTGCTGCGGGGCGAGGAGCCGCCCTTCGCGCTGCGCGCCCGCGAGGCCGTCGACGCCAAGCGCCGGATCGCCGCCGAGGTGTCCTCGCTCATCGCCGACGGCGAGAGCGTCCTGTTGGACAGCGGCACCACCTGCCTGGAGGTCGCCCGTCTCCTGCGCGAGCGGCCGGTCACCGTGATGCCCCTGTCCCTCCAGGCCATCCACGTCCTCAGCGAGCCCCCGGGCCAGGCCACGCTGATGGTGCCCGGCGGACGGCCCCGCGCCGCCGAAGGAGCCCTGACCGGCCCCCTCACCCTCGCCTCACTGGCCGCGCTGCGTTTCGACACCGCGGTCATCGGCTGCTGTGGCCTGAGTGCCACCGAGGGCCTGACCGCCTACGACCTCGACGACGCCGCGGTGAAGAAGGCGGGCATCGCCTCAGCCCGCCGCCTCGTCGTCGCCGCGGACGGCGGCAAACTCGGCCGCACCGCCTACGCCTTCGTCGGCCCCGCCACGCTCCTGCACACCCTCGTCACCGACCCCACCGCGCCCGCCCACGAGGTCGCCGCACTCGAAGGTTCCGGAACCGTCGTCAAAGCCGTCTGA
- a CDS encoding TetR/AcrR family transcriptional regulator — protein sequence MTAVPQSASRADARRNRTKVLAAASQAFDEHGLNVSLDAIARQAGVGAGTVHRHFPSKEILLEAVLVQQLDDLAETARQWAARTDPAAAFFGFLLAVVDTSHGRKHACDALTRQTSWPRPSLAASARRFRQALDQLLRAAQEAGGVRTDVNADDVAALTVGCAAIRAAHHDRNGGARMVRLALESLRAPSFVTQGRGFRDTPGTLHPAPRCEECGARLEARSTGRPARYCGATCRQRAHRRRLGTATLS from the coding sequence ATGACCGCAGTTCCCCAGAGCGCGAGCCGGGCTGATGCCCGCCGTAACCGCACGAAGGTGCTCGCCGCCGCTTCGCAGGCGTTCGACGAGCACGGCCTGAACGTCTCGCTCGACGCGATCGCACGGCAGGCGGGGGTGGGCGCCGGCACCGTGCACCGGCACTTCCCCAGCAAGGAGATCCTGCTGGAGGCCGTACTCGTCCAGCAGCTCGACGACCTGGCGGAGACCGCTCGACAGTGGGCGGCCCGCACTGACCCTGCTGCGGCATTCTTCGGCTTCCTACTGGCGGTCGTCGACACGTCCCACGGGCGCAAGCACGCATGCGACGCCTTGACCAGGCAAACGAGCTGGCCACGGCCGAGCCTGGCCGCGTCGGCGCGACGGTTCCGCCAGGCACTTGACCAACTGCTCCGCGCAGCCCAGGAAGCCGGCGGCGTCCGTACCGACGTGAACGCGGACGATGTCGCAGCCCTCACCGTCGGGTGCGCGGCGATACGGGCCGCCCACCACGACCGGAACGGCGGCGCCCGCATGGTGCGGCTGGCACTGGAGAGCCTGCGGGCTCCCTCATTCGTCACGCAAGGGCGGGGCTTTCGTGACACGCCCGGCACGCTTCACCCAGCGCCGCGGTGCGAGGAATGCGGGGCCCGGCTCGAGGCCCGGTCCACTGGCCGCCCTGCGCGCTACTGCGGAGCGACCTGCCGACAGCGAGCACATCGCCGCCGCCTCGGCACGGCAACGCTTTCCTGA